A genomic window from Streptomyces broussonetiae includes:
- a CDS encoding VOC family protein → MELAQVRLLVTDFAACYRFYAHVLGLKPQSGAAEGPYEKFSPHVGSAGIALQDRAMMAEILDELGDTVNGHRSLVVLRVDDLDAYCAEITSRGATLIHGPSHMTDRMRVAHLKDPEGNLVELQEWLLLRG, encoded by the coding sequence GTGGAACTCGCCCAAGTCCGACTGCTGGTCACCGACTTCGCCGCCTGCTACCGCTTCTACGCCCACGTCCTCGGGCTGAAGCCGCAGTCCGGCGCGGCCGAGGGCCCGTACGAGAAGTTCAGCCCGCACGTCGGCTCCGCCGGCATCGCCCTGCAGGACCGGGCGATGATGGCCGAGATCCTGGACGAGCTGGGCGACACCGTCAACGGCCACCGCTCCCTGGTGGTGCTGCGCGTGGACGACCTCGACGCCTACTGCGCCGAGATCACCTCCCGCGGCGCCACCCTGATCCACGGCCCGTCCCACATGACCGACCGCATGCGGGTCGCCCACCTCAAGGACCCGGAGGGCAACCTGGTCGAGCTCCAGGAGTGGCTGCTGCTGCGCGGCTAG
- a CDS encoding 16S rRNA (uracil(1498)-N(3))-methyltransferase yields MTAPVFVVEHFDADSGRYVLDGPEGRHAVSVKRLQPGEEVVLTDGTGRHAVCEVIGSEGKDRLIVHMSSIFEEPAPSPRITVVQALPKGDRGEVAVETMTEVGVDAIVPWQAARCITQWRGERGLKALGKWRATAREAGKQSRRVRFPRVADAATTKQVAALLAEADFAAVLHSDFEHESRPLATAELPAEGEIVLVVGPEGGVARDELTLFEEAGAKPYVLGPTVLRTSTAGTAAAALLLGRTGRWS; encoded by the coding sequence ATGACGGCCCCCGTCTTCGTCGTCGAGCACTTCGACGCGGACAGCGGACGCTACGTCCTGGACGGTCCCGAGGGCCGCCATGCGGTCTCGGTCAAGCGGCTGCAGCCCGGTGAGGAGGTCGTCCTCACCGACGGCACCGGCCGCCACGCCGTGTGCGAGGTGATCGGCAGCGAGGGCAAGGACCGGCTGATCGTGCACATGAGCAGCATCTTCGAGGAACCGGCACCCAGCCCCCGCATCACCGTCGTCCAGGCCCTGCCCAAGGGCGACCGGGGCGAAGTCGCCGTCGAGACGATGACGGAGGTCGGTGTCGACGCCATCGTGCCGTGGCAGGCCGCCCGTTGCATCACCCAGTGGAGGGGCGAGCGGGGTCTGAAGGCCCTCGGCAAGTGGCGGGCCACCGCCCGGGAGGCCGGCAAGCAGTCCCGCCGGGTCCGCTTCCCCCGGGTCGCGGACGCGGCGACCACCAAACAGGTGGCCGCACTTCTCGCCGAGGCCGACTTCGCCGCCGTACTGCACTCCGACTTCGAGCACGAGAGCCGGCCGCTGGCCACCGCCGAACTGCCCGCCGAGGGCGAGATCGTGCTGGTCGTCGGCCCCGAGGGCGGCGTCGCACGGGACGAGTTGACGCTCTTCGAGGAGGCCGGGGCGAAGCCGTACGTCCTCGGTCCCACCGTCCTGCGCACCTCCACCGCCGGCACCGCCGCAGCGGCCCTGCTGCTGGGCCGCACCGGCCGCTGGTCCTGA
- a CDS encoding nitronate monooxygenase yields MSSALTDLFPHPIVQAPMAGGVSVPQLAAAVSEAGGLGFLAAGYKTADGMYREIKQLRGLTSRPFGVNVFMPQPEYAESGVVEVYTHQLAGEAAWYETELGDPDSGRDDGYEAKLAVLLDNPVPVVSFHFGVPSREVLDRLRRAGTVTLVSATTAEEARAVEQAGADAVIAQGVEAGGHQGTHRDLQENDGSGIGLLSLVAQVREAVNIPVVAAGGIMRGSQIAAVLAAGASAAQLGTAFLATPESGAHALHKQALANPLFARTELTRAFSGRPARVLVNRFVREHGPYAPAAYPEVNHLTSPLRKAAAKAGDAQGMSLFAGQGHRLARELPAGELVEVLAAELAAARTALSAGGDGR; encoded by the coding sequence ATGTCCTCCGCGCTGACCGATCTCTTCCCCCACCCGATCGTGCAGGCCCCCATGGCGGGCGGTGTCTCCGTCCCGCAGCTCGCCGCCGCCGTCTCCGAGGCCGGCGGCCTCGGCTTCCTCGCCGCCGGTTACAAGACCGCCGACGGGATGTACCGGGAGATCAAGCAGCTGCGGGGGCTCACGAGCCGCCCCTTCGGCGTGAACGTGTTCATGCCGCAGCCCGAGTACGCCGAGTCCGGCGTGGTCGAGGTCTACACCCACCAGCTGGCCGGTGAGGCCGCCTGGTACGAGACCGAACTGGGCGACCCCGACAGCGGACGGGACGACGGCTACGAGGCCAAGCTCGCCGTACTTCTCGACAACCCGGTGCCGGTGGTCTCCTTCCACTTCGGTGTGCCGAGCCGGGAGGTGCTCGACCGGCTGCGCCGGGCCGGCACCGTCACCCTGGTCAGCGCCACCACCGCCGAGGAGGCCCGCGCGGTCGAGCAGGCCGGGGCGGACGCGGTGATCGCACAGGGCGTGGAGGCCGGCGGCCACCAGGGCACCCACCGGGACCTGCAGGAGAACGACGGCTCCGGTATCGGCCTGCTGTCACTGGTCGCACAGGTCCGCGAGGCCGTGAACATTCCGGTCGTCGCCGCCGGCGGCATCATGCGGGGCAGTCAGATCGCCGCCGTCCTCGCGGCGGGCGCGAGCGCGGCCCAGCTGGGCACGGCCTTCCTCGCGACCCCCGAGTCCGGCGCCCACGCCCTGCACAAGCAGGCGTTGGCCAACCCCCTGTTCGCCCGCACCGAGCTGACCCGCGCGTTCTCCGGCCGCCCGGCGCGCGTCCTGGTCAACCGCTTCGTCCGCGAGCACGGCCCGTACGCCCCCGCCGCCTACCCCGAGGTCAACCACCTGACCTCGCCGCTGCGCAAGGCCGCCGCCAAGGCCGGGGACGCGCAGGGCATGTCGCTGTTCGCGGGCCAGGGCCACCGGCTGGCCCGGGAGCTGCCGGCCGGGGAGCTGGTGGAGGTGCTGGCGGCCGAACTCGCCGCCGCCCGGACAGCGTTGTCGGCCGGGGGTGACGGGCGATGA
- the dnaJ gene encoding molecular chaperone DnaJ, whose translation MATDYYAVLGVRRDASQDEIKKAFRRLARELHPDVNPDPKTQERFKEINAAYEVLSDPQKKQVYDLGGDPLSQAGGAGAGGFGAGGFGNFSDIMDAFFGTASQRGPRSRTRRGQDAMIRIEVELGEAAFGTTKDIQVDTAVVCNTCNGEGAAPGTTAQTCDMCRGRGEVSQVTRSFLGQVMTSRPCPQCQGFGTVVPTPCPECAGDGRVRSRRTLTVKIPAGVDNGTRIQLAGEGEVGPGGGPAGDLYVEIHELPHPTFQRRGDDLHCTVTIPMTAAALGTKVPLETLDGMEEVDIRPGTQSGQSIPLHNRGVTHLRGGGRGDLIVHVEVQTPTKLDPEQERLLRELSKLRGEERPQGQFQPGQQGLFSRLKDAFNGR comes from the coding sequence GTGGCCACGGACTACTACGCCGTTCTCGGCGTGCGCCGCGACGCGTCGCAGGATGAGATCAAGAAGGCGTTCCGTCGGCTCGCGCGCGAGCTGCACCCGGACGTCAACCCGGATCCCAAGACCCAGGAGCGGTTCAAGGAGATCAACGCCGCTTACGAGGTGTTGTCGGACCCGCAGAAGAAGCAGGTCTACGACCTGGGCGGCGACCCGCTCTCGCAGGCCGGCGGTGCGGGCGCGGGCGGTTTCGGGGCCGGTGGCTTCGGCAACTTCTCCGACATCATGGACGCGTTCTTCGGTACGGCGTCGCAGCGCGGTCCGCGCTCACGCACCCGGCGCGGCCAGGACGCGATGATCCGTATCGAGGTCGAGCTGGGCGAGGCGGCCTTCGGGACCACCAAGGACATCCAGGTCGACACCGCGGTCGTCTGCAACACCTGCAACGGTGAGGGCGCGGCGCCCGGTACGACCGCCCAGACGTGTGACATGTGCCGCGGTCGTGGTGAGGTGTCCCAGGTCACCCGGTCCTTCCTCGGCCAGGTCATGACCTCCCGCCCCTGCCCCCAGTGCCAGGGCTTCGGCACGGTCGTGCCCACGCCGTGCCCGGAGTGCGCCGGTGACGGGCGGGTGCGGTCGCGGCGGACGCTGACCGTGAAGATCCCGGCCGGTGTCGACAACGGCACCCGGATCCAGCTCGCCGGTGAGGGCGAGGTCGGCCCCGGCGGCGGTCCCGCCGGTGACCTGTACGTCGAGATCCACGAGCTGCCGCACCCGACCTTCCAGCGGCGCGGCGACGACCTGCACTGCACGGTCACCATCCCGATGACTGCGGCGGCGCTCGGCACGAAGGTGCCGCTGGAGACCCTGGACGGCATGGAGGAGGTCGACATCCGGCCCGGCACCCAGTCCGGCCAGTCGATCCCGCTGCACAACCGGGGCGTCACGCATCTGCGCGGCGGCGGCCGGGGCGACCTGATCGTCCACGTCGAGGTGCAGACCCCGACCAAGCTGGACCCCGAGCAGGAGCGGCTGCTGCGCGAGCTGTCCAAGCTGCGCGGCGAGGAGCGTCCGCAGGGCCAGTTCCAGCCGGGCCAGCAGGGGTTGTTCTCGCGGTTGAAGGACGCCTTCAACGGACGCTGA
- the hrcA gene encoding heat-inducible transcriptional repressor HrcA: MLSERRLQVLRAIVQDYVGTEEPVGSKALTERHNLGVSPATVRNDMAALEDEGFIAQPHTSAGRIPTDKGYRLFVDKLAGVKPMTAPERRAIQNFLEGAVDLDDVVARTVRLLAQLTRQVAVVQYPSLTRSTVRHVELLALAPARVMLVLITDTGRVEQRMVDCPAPFGEASLADLRARLNSRVAGRRFTDVPTLVEDLPDAFEPEDRGTVSTVLSTLLETLVEENEERLMIGGTANLTRFGHDFPLTIRPVLEALEEQVVLLKLLGEAKDPGMTVRIGHEIAHEGLNSTSVVSVGYGSGGEAVAKLGVVGPTRMDYPGTMGAVRAVARYVGQILAES; this comes from the coding sequence ATGCTGAGTGAACGCAGGCTTCAGGTGCTGCGCGCCATCGTCCAGGACTACGTCGGCACCGAGGAGCCGGTCGGCTCCAAGGCGCTGACCGAGCGGCACAACCTCGGCGTCTCCCCGGCGACCGTGCGCAACGACATGGCGGCCCTGGAGGACGAGGGGTTCATCGCCCAGCCGCACACCAGTGCCGGGCGGATCCCCACGGACAAGGGCTACCGGCTCTTCGTCGACAAGCTCGCGGGCGTCAAGCCGATGACCGCGCCCGAGCGGCGGGCCATCCAGAACTTCCTCGAGGGCGCCGTCGATCTCGACGACGTCGTGGCCCGTACCGTACGGCTGCTCGCGCAGCTCACGCGGCAGGTCGCCGTCGTGCAGTACCCGTCCTTGACCCGGTCCACCGTGCGGCATGTGGAGCTGCTCGCGCTCGCCCCCGCGCGCGTGATGCTCGTGCTGATCACGGACACCGGCCGGGTCGAGCAGCGGATGGTCGACTGCCCGGCGCCGTTCGGCGAGGCCTCGCTGGCGGATCTGCGGGCCCGGCTCAACAGCCGCGTCGCGGGGCGCCGGTTCACGGACGTGCCGACGCTGGTCGAGGACCTCCCGGACGCCTTCGAGCCGGAGGACCGCGGTACGGTCTCCACGGTGCTCTCCACACTTCTGGAGACACTCGTGGAGGAGAACGAGGAGCGGCTGATGATCGGCGGCACCGCCAATCTCACTCGCTTCGGACATGACTTTCCCCTCACGATCCGGCCGGTGCTCGAGGCGCTGGAGGAGCAGGTCGTGCTCCTCAAGCTCCTCGGCGAGGCGAAGGATCCGGGCATGACCGTGCGCATCGGGCACGAGATCGCCCACGAGGGACTCAACTCCACGTCCGTCGTGTCGGTCGGCTACGGTTCGGGCGGCGAGGCGGTTGCCAAGCTCGGCGTGGTCGGACCGACCCGCATGGACTACCCGGGAACGATGGGAGCGGTACGCGCAGTGGCACGGTACGTCGGACAGATCCTGGCGGAGTCGTAA
- a CDS encoding MBL fold metallo-hydrolase, whose amino-acid sequence MTLTWEELGWERLAAGIGRCRLPGWDCTVGLVLGEDTALMVDAGSSLAEGARLRAQAQELAGGRVTHLALTHPHFDHVFGTPAFAGVQVYAAVGVDAVFAHEREELRLDAIRNGLPAAEADEAADALVPPGHQVSGEWTLDLDDGRQALLANVGPGHTANDLAVLIPGEREVVFCGDLVEESGEPQAGPDAVPSRWPDALDRLLSLGGEDALYVPGHGAVVNAAFVRRQRDALAARFGVS is encoded by the coding sequence ATGACGCTGACTTGGGAAGAGCTGGGATGGGAGCGGCTGGCCGCCGGGATCGGGCGGTGCCGGCTTCCTGGCTGGGACTGCACCGTGGGACTGGTCCTCGGCGAGGATACGGCGCTGATGGTGGACGCCGGCTCGAGTCTGGCCGAAGGCGCGCGGCTGCGGGCGCAGGCGCAGGAACTGGCCGGCGGTCGTGTGACCCATCTCGCGCTCACGCACCCCCATTTCGATCACGTCTTCGGGACTCCGGCGTTCGCCGGGGTGCAGGTGTACGCGGCGGTCGGTGTCGACGCGGTGTTCGCCCACGAGCGCGAGGAGCTGCGCCTGGACGCGATCAGGAACGGCCTGCCGGCGGCCGAGGCCGACGAGGCGGCGGACGCCCTCGTACCGCCCGGCCACCAGGTCTCGGGCGAGTGGACGCTCGACCTGGACGACGGCCGCCAGGCGCTTTTGGCCAACGTGGGCCCCGGTCACACGGCGAACGACCTGGCGGTCCTGATCCCGGGCGAGCGCGAGGTGGTCTTCTGCGGCGACCTGGTCGAGGAGTCCGGCGAGCCGCAGGCAGGCCCGGACGCGGTTCCGTCCCGTTGGCCGGACGCCCTGGACCGGCTCCTGTCCCTGGGCGGCGAGGACGCACTGTACGTGCCCGGTCACGGAGCGGTGGTGAACGCGGCGTTCGTACGACGTCAACGCGACGCGCTGGCCGCCCGTTTCGGCGTGTCGTGA
- a CDS encoding DUF3097 domain-containing protein, with protein MRPPVSRHHPSNEGPAGPRPRVYSADLTPPWKKQQPAPEVAAEPGLVVEEPGTGFCGAVIRCEAGTVTLEDRFGKHRVFPLEPRGFLLEGRVVTLVRPASGGPVRPSRTASGSVAVPGARARVARAGRIYVEGRHDAELVEKVWGDDLRVEGVVVEYLEGVDDLPSIVSSFAPGPDARLGVLVDHLVPGTKEWRIAQSVTSEHALVVGHPYIDIWEAVKPSSLGIAGWPRVPHGQDWKTGVCRALGWPSQNTGAVWQAILKRVTSYKDLEPELLGRVEELIDFVTGSGGA; from the coding sequence ATGCGCCCACCCGTCTCCCGCCACCACCCCTCCAACGAGGGCCCTGCGGGCCCGCGCCCTCGTGTGTACTCCGCCGACCTGACCCCGCCGTGGAAGAAGCAGCAGCCCGCGCCGGAGGTGGCGGCGGAGCCGGGTCTGGTGGTGGAGGAGCCCGGCACCGGCTTCTGCGGGGCGGTGATCCGCTGCGAGGCGGGCACGGTGACCCTGGAGGACCGCTTCGGCAAGCACCGGGTGTTCCCGCTGGAGCCGCGCGGCTTCCTGCTGGAGGGCAGGGTGGTGACGCTCGTACGGCCCGCGTCGGGTGGTCCGGTACGGCCGTCCCGCACGGCCTCCGGCTCGGTGGCCGTCCCCGGCGCCCGCGCCCGCGTGGCCCGCGCCGGCCGCATCTACGTCGAGGGCCGCCACGACGCCGAACTGGTCGAGAAGGTGTGGGGCGACGACCTGCGCGTCGAGGGCGTGGTCGTGGAGTACCTGGAGGGCGTGGACGACCTGCCGTCGATCGTGTCGTCCTTCGCGCCGGGCCCGGACGCGAGGCTGGGCGTGCTCGTGGACCACCTGGTGCCGGGCACGAAGGAGTGGCGCATCGCCCAGTCGGTGACGAGCGAACACGCGCTGGTCGTCGGCCACCCGTACATCGACATCTGGGAGGCGGTGAAGCCGTCGTCCCTGGGAATCGCCGGCTGGCCCCGGGTGCCGCACGGCCAGGACTGGAAGACGGGCGTGTGCCGGGCGCTGGGCTGGCCGTCGCAGAACACCGGCGCGGTGTGGCAGGCGATCCTGAAGCGGGTGACCTCTTACAAGGACCTGGAGCCGGAGCTGCTGGGGCGGGTGGAGGAGCTGATCGACTTCGTCACGGGTAGCGGTGGGGCCTGA
- the hemW gene encoding radical SAM family heme chaperone HemW — MPSALPDGEPVPADGALPASALAGAADRPLGFYLHVPYCATRCGYCDFNTYTATELRGTGGVLASRDNYAQTLADEIRLARKVLGDDPREVRTVFVGGGTPTLLAADDLVRMLGAIRDEFGLAADAEVTTEANPESVDPAYLATLREGGFNRISFGMQSARQHVLRVLDRTHTPGRPEACVAEARAAGFEHVNLDLIYGTPGESDDDWRASLRAALGAGPDHISAYALIVEEGTQLARRIRRGEVPMTDDDVHADRYLIAEEALSAAGFDWYEVSNWSTSEAGRCLHNELYWRGADWWGAGPGAHSHVGGVRWWNVKHPGAYAAALASGRSPGAGRELLSDEDRRVERILLELRLREGVPLSLLREEGLAASRRALADGLLQEGPYEEGRAVLTLRGRLLADGVVRDLVD, encoded by the coding sequence ATGCCTTCCGCACTCCCCGACGGCGAGCCCGTCCCCGCCGACGGTGCGCTGCCCGCGTCTGCGCTCGCCGGGGCCGCAGACCGCCCGCTCGGCTTCTACCTGCACGTCCCGTACTGCGCGACCCGCTGCGGCTACTGCGACTTCAACACCTACACCGCGACCGAGCTGCGCGGCACGGGCGGGGTGCTGGCGTCCCGCGACAACTACGCACAGACGCTGGCGGACGAGATCCGCCTGGCCCGCAAGGTGCTCGGCGACGACCCGCGCGAGGTCCGCACGGTCTTCGTCGGGGGCGGTACGCCGACGCTGCTGGCCGCCGACGATCTCGTACGGATGCTGGGCGCGATCCGCGACGAGTTCGGCCTGGCGGCGGACGCGGAGGTGACGACGGAGGCGAACCCGGAGTCCGTGGACCCCGCGTACCTGGCGACCCTCCGCGAGGGCGGCTTCAACCGGATCTCCTTCGGCATGCAGAGCGCGCGGCAGCATGTGCTGCGCGTGCTCGACCGCACGCACACCCCGGGGCGCCCGGAAGCCTGCGTGGCGGAGGCGCGCGCGGCGGGCTTCGAGCACGTCAACCTCGACCTGATCTACGGCACACCGGGCGAGAGCGACGACGACTGGCGGGCTTCGCTCCGGGCGGCGCTGGGCGCGGGTCCCGACCACATCAGCGCGTACGCCCTGATCGTCGAGGAGGGCACCCAGCTCGCCCGCCGGATCCGCCGGGGAGAGGTGCCGATGACCGACGACGACGTCCACGCGGACCGCTACCTGATCGCCGAGGAGGCGCTCTCGGCGGCGGGCTTCGACTGGTACGAGGTCTCCAACTGGTCCACCTCCGAGGCGGGCCGTTGCCTGCACAACGAGCTGTACTGGCGGGGCGCGGACTGGTGGGGCGCGGGACCGGGGGCGCACTCGCACGTGGGCGGAGTGCGCTGGTGGAACGTCAAGCACCCCGGCGCGTACGCGGCGGCGCTGGCCTCGGGCCGTTCACCGGGTGCGGGCCGGGAACTGCTGTCGGACGAGGACCGGCGGGTGGAGCGGATCCTGCTGGAGCTGCGGCTGCGAGAGGGAGTGCCGCTGTCCCTGCTGAGGGAGGAGGGGCTCGCGGCGTCACGGCGGGCGCTGGCGGACGGGCTCCTGCAGGAGGGTCCGTACGAGGAGGGGCGGGCCGTGCTGACGCTGCGGGGGCGGTTGCTGGCGGACGGGGTGGTGAGGGATCTGGTGGACTGA
- a CDS encoding SpoIIE family protein phosphatase, producing the protein MAAIPTQREGESRAREARGRATLPGSALAPGAARALVQAALADEPDVAARLVDDAMAVVSELVTNAVVHAGTDVEVDWWLEETGAFVVEVCDRHPSRPPRDAFGGDGSYDTPEYGRGLRLVATLAEAWGVTYRAGAKTVWARLPPGGLDEPDGPAPGPELEVAENLAPQPLRADGDADWLGRGALSFLAEASDLLAGQLDEALVTALTGQLIVPRLADWCAVWLEDEASVRGGDGGGPDRVWHTCEGRVEELHRALEKEPPAPRDGLRSGPEPYPWPGDALGPGGAEGTALAYRLIAGGRPLGTLVIGRSRPAGFPDEVTGLVEDLGRRVALAIGAARQYARQATISAVLQRGLLPGAVAQIPGMSSALVYEPRDKGGPSGDFYDLFPAGDGRWCFAVGDVQGKGPEAAVVIGLARPWLRLLAREGYGVADVLDRLNQLLLDDATEAADAAARALVAAGARPVAPGEGPQTRFLSLLYGELTPYEGGVRCTLASAGHPLPLVLGPDGTVRTAAGPQTLLGVIEDETYRSETLDLRPGDSLLCVTDGVTERRSGSRQFDDGDGLARALSGCAGLSAELIAERIRRLVHDFGGGPPEDDLALLVLQAE; encoded by the coding sequence ATGGCGGCCATACCCACGCAACGGGAGGGCGAGTCCCGGGCCCGGGAGGCGCGCGGGCGGGCGACGCTGCCCGGAAGCGCTCTTGCGCCCGGGGCGGCCCGGGCGCTGGTGCAGGCCGCGCTGGCCGATGAGCCGGACGTGGCGGCCCGGCTCGTCGACGACGCCATGGCCGTCGTCAGCGAGCTGGTCACCAACGCCGTCGTACACGCCGGTACGGACGTCGAGGTCGACTGGTGGCTGGAGGAGACCGGCGCGTTCGTCGTGGAGGTGTGCGACCGGCATCCCTCGCGCCCTCCGCGCGACGCCTTCGGGGGTGACGGGTCGTACGACACCCCCGAGTACGGGCGTGGGCTGCGCCTGGTCGCCACGCTCGCCGAGGCCTGGGGCGTCACCTACCGCGCCGGTGCCAAGACCGTCTGGGCGCGACTTCCTCCGGGCGGCCTGGACGAGCCGGACGGGCCGGCCCCGGGCCCGGAACTGGAGGTCGCCGAGAACCTGGCCCCGCAGCCGCTGCGGGCCGACGGCGACGCGGACTGGCTCGGCCGGGGCGCGCTGTCCTTCCTTGCCGAGGCCTCCGACCTGCTCGCCGGACAACTGGACGAGGCCCTGGTCACCGCTCTCACCGGCCAGCTCATCGTGCCCCGGCTCGCCGACTGGTGCGCGGTGTGGCTGGAGGACGAGGCGAGCGTGCGCGGCGGCGACGGCGGCGGCCCCGACCGGGTCTGGCACACCTGCGAGGGCCGCGTCGAGGAACTGCACCGCGCCCTGGAGAAGGAGCCGCCCGCCCCGCGCGACGGGCTGCGCTCCGGCCCCGAGCCGTACCCGTGGCCCGGCGACGCGCTCGGCCCGGGCGGCGCCGAGGGCACGGCGCTGGCGTACCGGTTGATCGCGGGCGGCCGGCCGCTCGGCACGCTGGTCATCGGCCGCAGCAGGCCCGCCGGGTTCCCCGACGAGGTCACCGGGCTCGTGGAGGACCTGGGCCGCCGGGTGGCGCTCGCCATCGGCGCGGCCCGCCAGTACGCCCGCCAGGCCACCATCAGTGCCGTTCTGCAGCGCGGTCTGCTGCCCGGCGCGGTCGCCCAGATCCCCGGGATGAGCAGCGCGCTCGTCTACGAGCCGCGCGACAAGGGCGGCCCCAGCGGCGACTTCTACGACCTGTTCCCGGCGGGCGACGGCCGCTGGTGCTTCGCCGTCGGGGACGTCCAGGGCAAGGGCCCCGAGGCGGCGGTCGTGATCGGGCTGGCCCGGCCCTGGCTCCGGCTGCTCGCCCGCGAGGGCTACGGCGTCGCCGACGTCCTCGACCGCCTCAACCAGCTCCTCCTGGACGACGCCACCGAGGCCGCCGACGCCGCCGCCCGGGCCCTGGTCGCCGCCGGCGCCCGGCCCGTGGCCCCGGGGGAGGGCCCGCAGACCCGCTTCCTGTCCCTCCTCTACGGCGAGCTGACGCCGTACGAGGGCGGGGTCCGCTGCACCCTCGCCTCGGCCGGCCATCCGCTGCCGCTCGTGCTCGGCCCCGACGGCACGGTGCGTACGGCGGCCGGACCGCAGACCCTGCTCGGTGTCATCGAGGACGAGACCTATCGCAGCGAGACCCTCGACCTGAGGCCCGGTGACAGCCTGCTGTGCGTCACCGACGGGGTGACCGAGCGGCGCTCCGGCTCCCGCCAGTTCGACGACGGCGACGGGCTGGCCCGCGCCCTGTCCGGCTGCGCGGGCCTGAGCGCCGAGCTGATCGCGGAAAGGATCCGCCGCCTGGTGCACGACTTCGGTGGCGGCCCGCCCGAGGACGATCTGGCGCTGCTCGTCCTGCAGGCGGAGTAG